The nucleotide window TAATCAAAGCTTTTTCGGATTGGTCTTGAAAATCTGAAAATCTGTCTCAATTTAATTATCACTCTAAAACCCTCAAACTCTCCAACCTAATATTATGCCAGTTTTTAACGTTTTACATATCACAAAATACGAATATCCATCGCCTGTTACAGATAGTGCGAACCAAATTATCCTATCGCCTTTGAGTAATGATTTCCAAGAGGTCATCAGCCAGAAATTGAGTCTTTTTCCTAATGTCAAACTTGATTTCTATTTTGATTTTTTCACCAATAAAGTCGGTGTGTTTACCATTGTAGAACCTCACAATTTTCTGGAAATCAAATCAGAATTGGTTGTGGAAACTTACCCGATTGAATTGCCAATTGTCGATATGGATGTCCAAACGCAATGGCAAGATGTAAAAGAGCAAAGTCAGGTTTTTCCTTATGTAGATTTTGTACGTCAGGAAAAGATTCAAAGCAAAGATGAAATCTTCGAAACGGTTAAAGATATCGCAAAACCAGAGTTGTCTGTGATGGAAACAACGACTGAACTTTCTACTTATATTTATGAGAATTTTGCCTACAAACAAGGCGTTACAGATTATGAAACCGAGATTGACGAAATCTGGAAACTGAAAGCCGGCGTTTGTCAGGATTTTGCACACTTGCTTTTGGCGATGCTGAGAATGTTAGGAGTTCCTTCGCGATACGTGAGTGGTTATATCAGTCCAAGTAATCAGGAGCTTAGAGGTGAAGGTGCGACGCACGCCTGGGTCGAGGTTTACATTCCTGGTTATGGCTGGCTGGGGAATGACCCTACAAATAATTGCTGGGTGAGCGACCGACATATCAAAATCGCCATTGGACGAGATTTCAACGATTGTACGCCTGTGAAAGGAACTTACAAAGGTCTTTCTAATCATATTTTAAGCGTTTCAGTGATTATCACAAATGAAAATACCAAAGAAAAAACCAGTTTACCGATTATTCCGATGTATGTGAGAGAAAATCCAAAAGTGATAGAGCAGACGTTGGATAACAATTCTTACCGCCGATTTTTGGAAATTCAGCAACAGCAACAACAGCAGCAGTAATTTTGAATATTAGATTCTGTAATTTTGCAGAAATGTTTCAGAAGTTTTATAAAATTACGATTCCGTTTTACACGATTTTTCTTTTGTATCTGATGTTTTTCGGATTCGGGAGAAGTCAGTACGATATTAATATTGTAAGGCTTTCACCGCTGATCTCCACCTTTAGTTTTGTGAAGGAAACGATTCTGTGGAAAACGATTATCATTAATGTTTTCGGGAACATCATAATGTTTACGCCCTTTGGATTTCTCGGAATTGTCTTTCCGAAACTCAACGATTTTAAAACATTAATCATCAACTTTCTATCTGCAATTATTCTGATAGAAAGTCTCCAATATTTTACAAGACTCGGCGTATTCGATATTGATGATATTATTTTGAATACGGTTGGTGTAGCGATAGGCTTTTGGGTTTATAAATTCTTCAAGTTGAATAATCCATCAACCAACAACTGACAACCAACAACAATTATTTATTCAATTCCTTAGCCCGATTTTCCGCCGCCAAGATTCCTTTTTTCAGGATTGTTTTCAATTCGTTTTCGTCAAAAGTTTTGAGTGCAGCTTCTGTTGTTCCACCTTTTGATGCGACGTCTTTTATTAATTCTTCCAGAGACTTGTCCGAATTATTGATAAGATGATAGGCGCCCAACATCGTTTGTTTCACAAATAGTTTCGAAAGATTTTCATCGATTCCCATTTCGGTTCCGGCTTTTATCATCGCATCGATGATGTAGTAGAAATACGCAGGTCCGCTTCCGGAAAGCGCCGTTACACCGTCCAAAAGACTTTCGTCTTCCAAATAAACAGAGCGTCCTGTCGAATTCAATAGTCGCTCGACATTCATTAATTCAGAAAAAGAAATTCCGTCTGCCGCTGTATAACCCGTGATTCCCATTCCCAGAAGCGTAGGGGAATTTGGCATTGCACGAACCACGAATTTATGATTCAAAAGTTTCTGGATTTTTTCGATGGAAATTCCCGCCATTATCGACAAGACCAAAGATTTTTCTGAAATTTTGAAAGGCAGATTTTCCGCAACAAAAGTAAAATCCTGAGGCTTCACCGCAATGATGATTAAATCGGCTTCCAGATTTTTAACTTCTTCAAAAGTGGAGATTTCTGAGTCGGGAAAAGATTCTTTCAGTTTGGATTTTTTGTTCTCGTTTCTTATGATGAGATGAAGGTTTTGCGGTTTTATCAATTCATATTTCAAGAACGACCTTGAAAACGAAATTCCCATATTTCCTGCTCCTAAAACTGCGATTTTCATAGTTGTGTTTTGTTTTTTTGTGGATTAGCAATTCCCGTCAACGTCACAAGAATCGCCTTCTTCAATAATTTTTAATTTTGAATCATATTCAGAAAATTCTGACCAGCTTTTCTCCAAAACTTCAGAAAAAAGGTCGGTAGGTTGCGCACCAGAGACACCATATTTTTCATTGAAGACAAAAAACGGAACTCCTTTAATGCCTAAGGAACTAGCGGCGAAAATATCATTCTTCACCAACTTTGCCAACTCTGGAGATTGTACCGCATCTTGAATTTCTTCTTTTGAAAATCCCAATTTTTCTCCAATGTCCGAAAGCACTTCAACATCGTCAATATCTTTTCCCAATTGGAAATAAGCTTCGAAAAGAAGTTCTTCCATTTCATTCGCTTTTCCTTTTTCTTTTGCGAGTTGAACCAGCATTTGGCTTTTGAAAGAATTAGAAACCTTCACGTCATCAAAATTAAAATAAATCCCAGCATTTTTCCCCGATTGAATCAGGTTTTCGTGCATTTGCATAATTTGAGACATCGGAAAACCTTTCACTTCAGAGAGATATTCGTAGTGATTTTTAGTCAAATCGGTTTTCATATTGGGGTCGAGTTGGAACGAATGCCAATTGACCTCGACTTTATCATTCTGAGAAAATGCCTGAAGCGCTTTCTCAAAATTTCTTTTTCCGATGAAACAAAACGGACAACGTGTGTCACTCCAAATATCTACTTTCATTGCTTGTCTTAAAATTAATCTATTAATGGAAAACAGAGTAAATTTAGGTAGAATTTATTTAACAGGAATCTCTGGTCTTCTCATTTTGTATTTGGTACCATTCAGAGATTCCAGAAAAGAGATCAAGGCAGATTTTTCATCTTTTGTCAATTTTAATGGTTGCATCAAAGAATCGGTAACAGGATAGGATGGGTCTTTTAATTTTTGCTCAGGTTTTGGGTCAATCATATGCATCCCGCTGTTGTAGATATTTACAATACCTTCCAACTGGTCAAACAAGCCGTTGTGCATCCAAGGTCTGGTCAGGTTAAGGTCTCGTAGCTGTGGTGTTCTGAATTTACCTACATCTTCAGGCTTCTTTGTCACGTTATAAAGTCCCAGATCTTCGTATTCTCTTTTGTAGTAAGTCAGTCCGATATTGTGAAAGGATTCATCGGTCAAGTTTTTTCCATTATGGCAGTTCATACATCTTGCTTTTGTGCGGAAGATGTGCATTCCGTAGATTTCCTGATCGGTAAGCGCATTATATTTGCCATCAATGAATTGGTCAAATCTGCTGGGCTGGCTTTTGATGGTCTTTTGAAATTCGGCAAGCGCTTTCACTATTTTGTTGTAGGTCACTTTTTTATCACCATAAGCGTTTTCAAAAAGAATCGAGTAATCTTTGATCTTTTGGATTTTTTTTGGTAATTGTTTTACATCCATTGCCATCTCGTGATGTGCGCCAAGTGGTCCGGAAGCTTGCTCTTCCAAAGATCTGGCTCGTCCGTCCCAGAAAAAAGCTTTGCGGTCGGCAATATTGTAAAGAGACATTGTATTCCTGTTCCCCATCAGATGGTCATTTCCCAATGCGACACGTCTTTTGTCTGTCCATCCCATTTCTGGGTCGTGGCAAGAGCTGCAGGAGATTTGATTGGAATTTGAAAGTTTTGGGTCAAAGAATAGCATTTTTCCGAGGATCACCTCAGGACGTTCCTGTTCTTTGAAATATAAGGAATCTCGTTTGATGGAGGAAAATTCGTTCCATTTTACGCCGTAATGAATGGTTGGTTTTGGCCATTCTGTGATTGCTTTTTTGTAGCTTTTGACAATTTCTTCGATGCTTGGATCTGGATTGTCCATCAGATCTTGTCCTACTTTTGGAGTAAAACTGAATAATATAAAAACTAGAGCACCGAAAATTGCAAGAAAAAATCTCTTCATCACTAAAATGTTATGCCTAAACTAAGGACAGCAAAATTATTATTTTTTTCTTTAATTCTATTCGTGATCCATTGTCCGCTAACAAAGAAAGAGGGTAGCTTCTGAATTTTGACATCGTATCGCAACAATGCTCCAACAGTAGTGATCTCACTTGTCAGGATTGTGAAGTCATCATAGATCCATTCCAGTTTGCCAGAACTTACATTGGTGTCCAAGGCGTTAATGGCCTTATTCACATTTCGAAAAGCATAATTTGGTCGGAAGGTCAGAACTTGTTTTTTATTGATCTCTAGTTTCAAGTCCAAGTCCAATCCAAAAGTGTAAGAGTCGTATTTTTGACCAGAAAAAGGATAGATTCTACGGTCTGTAACTTCCTGATGAGAAAAAAATGGTATTGCCGTAAAAGTGTATTTTTCTTGATTGAGTTGATATAGACCTTTAATGTTTGTTGTGTAATGTTCTTTTTTGTAGGCTTTTCTTTTGAAGATCACTTCGGTGTTATCAGAATTGCTGGTGTAGCCATATTCTTCGCCAGTTCGGATATTAGAATTATAATTAAGTATCAAACCAATCCGATTATTATTTAAATTAATGAATTTAGCCGCTTCAATTTGAGATATTCTACTTTCCAAATCGCTTGTGTCATAATAGCGATTGCTATTTTTTGGGTAGATGCTTTTTACATTATTTGAGCTCGAAAGCGTTCCGATGATATAAAAGTCTTTCCCATTTTTGCTGGAAATCTGTCCACCAATCTTGTAACCAAATTCCTCAAACTGGGTTTTGAAGCTGTTGTTGAAAAAATAATTGGTATATCCAAATCCAATGGATTGATAAACAATTGGATAGCTGACGATATTTACAAAGCTCAGCGCACTATTCTGTGAATATTTATTAAATTCACCAAATATTCCCACTTGATAATCTCTGTACACTTTATAATTGATCCCGGCAGAAAGTAGCAGGTCGGATGTCGTGTTTCGCAAGCGTGGATCCCTGGATCTGTAAGCCATTTGAGCATCATAACTTCCGGAAAGGCCAAAGGAAAAACGATTCAGTTTTTTTGCAAAACCTCCCGAGAAGTGATAGTTTTCTAAATTAATATCGCCGCCGACAGAATCTAATGTGACGTAAGGCGCTATTCTTTCAAAATCCAGATTCTCGTTGTATCGCAGGTTTTTTCTCGTCATATTGCTATAACTGGCATCTCCCCAAACAACGCTGTTGGACTTCAGTTTTTTGTATGAATTGGTCTTTAGAATCATCCCGTTGTCACCAGAACCCATTTGCCTAAGGTAGGTTTTTTGTTTATCAGACTGATAATTGACATTAAATTCCGACATCGAAAAATCACTATAATCCGACATATTTGCCGGATTATAGTAATAGTTTTTCATTTGTATTCTTTCATCATTGTATTGGTTGCTGATCCTTGGAAATAGCCGTAGACTGTCTTGTCCAAAAATAAAGGTGGAACCTAAAGAAAGAAAAAAAATGAAGAAAGATTTTGATCTATTCATTATTAGAAAAGATTATTTCCAATGTTATTTTACGATACCATTTTTTAAACTTGGTTCAGAATTGCGAACAAAATCCAAAGTCGAATTGTTGGTGTCTTTGTAAAGATTTTTACCGTTTGACATCGTTCCTAATACTTTTCTTCTTACTGTTTTTCCATTGTATCCAGGCGATGCAGTTGTCCATCCTGCATCAATAGAAGGTGTGGTAACGATTTGAAGGAAGTCATTCTCACGGGTTGTGTTAAGCGCATCTACGATCCAGGTATTTGGGATTTTATAAACACTTCTATTCGT belongs to Chryseobacterium sp. KACC 21268 and includes:
- a CDS encoding DsbA family oxidoreductase, producing the protein MKVDIWSDTRCPFCFIGKRNFEKALQAFSQNDKVEVNWHSFQLDPNMKTDLTKNHYEYLSEVKGFPMSQIMQMHENLIQSGKNAGIYFNFDDVKVSNSFKSQMLVQLAKEKGKANEMEELLFEAYFQLGKDIDDVEVLSDIGEKLGFSKEEIQDAVQSPELAKLVKNDIFAASSLGIKGVPFFVFNEKYGVSGAQPTDLFSEVLEKSWSEFSEYDSKLKIIEEGDSCDVDGNC
- the proC gene encoding pyrroline-5-carboxylate reductase encodes the protein MKIAVLGAGNMGISFSRSFLKYELIKPQNLHLIIRNENKKSKLKESFPDSEISTFEEVKNLEADLIIIAVKPQDFTFVAENLPFKISEKSLVLSIMAGISIEKIQKLLNHKFVVRAMPNSPTLLGMGITGYTAADGISFSELMNVERLLNSTGRSVYLEDESLLDGVTALSGSGPAYFYYIIDAMIKAGTEMGIDENLSKLFVKQTMLGAYHLINNSDKSLEELIKDVASKGGTTEAALKTFDENELKTILKKGILAAENRAKELNK
- a CDS encoding VanZ family protein, whose amino-acid sequence is MFQKFYKITIPFYTIFLLYLMFFGFGRSQYDINIVRLSPLISTFSFVKETILWKTIIINVFGNIIMFTPFGFLGIVFPKLNDFKTLIINFLSAIILIESLQYFTRLGVFDIDDIILNTVGVAIGFWVYKFFKLNNPSTNN
- a CDS encoding transglutaminase family protein; this encodes MPVFNVLHITKYEYPSPVTDSANQIILSPLSNDFQEVISQKLSLFPNVKLDFYFDFFTNKVGVFTIVEPHNFLEIKSELVVETYPIELPIVDMDVQTQWQDVKEQSQVFPYVDFVRQEKIQSKDEIFETVKDIAKPELSVMETTTELSTYIYENFAYKQGVTDYETEIDEIWKLKAGVCQDFAHLLLAMLRMLGVPSRYVSGYISPSNQELRGEGATHAWVEVYIPGYGWLGNDPTNNCWVSDRHIKIAIGRDFNDCTPVKGTYKGLSNHILSVSVIITNENTKEKTSLPIIPMYVRENPKVIEQTLDNNSYRRFLEIQQQQQQQQ
- a CDS encoding cytochrome c peroxidase, giving the protein MKRFFLAIFGALVFILFSFTPKVGQDLMDNPDPSIEEIVKSYKKAITEWPKPTIHYGVKWNEFSSIKRDSLYFKEQERPEVILGKMLFFDPKLSNSNQISCSSCHDPEMGWTDKRRVALGNDHLMGNRNTMSLYNIADRKAFFWDGRARSLEEQASGPLGAHHEMAMDVKQLPKKIQKIKDYSILFENAYGDKKVTYNKIVKALAEFQKTIKSQPSRFDQFIDGKYNALTDQEIYGMHIFRTKARCMNCHNGKNLTDESFHNIGLTYYKREYEDLGLYNVTKKPEDVGKFRTPQLRDLNLTRPWMHNGLFDQLEGIVNIYNSGMHMIDPKPEQKLKDPSYPVTDSLMQPLKLTKDEKSALISFLESLNGTKYKMRRPEIPVK